In Nymphaea colorata isolate Beijing-Zhang1983 chromosome 5, ASM883128v2, whole genome shotgun sequence, one genomic interval encodes:
- the LOC116255230 gene encoding putative pentatricopeptide repeat-containing protein At3g08820: MLTFTIVRTIRNVVICSKERQKSRLGDGQSRLKHAFFGGVKSPLSPFGNLASDLPSLFQNSSLSFSAACPLTRNFTFFLAATRSCCIRTGSLFLTNCLCYGRCLHAAQAQQPRELLLQPLRWPLLHRPSLSQSTPLSWRRPFSSFSSSKYLEIQNAVLRGCSTLKELKSIHAHMLRHALEQRVFLLYMLIRVCDQFGWVGYARSLFDSARQPNIFLWNGMIRSYVLHDLMSEAMEMYGFMIHSGMLPNNYTYPFVLKACSCLLDVVSGQMVHAQIVKSGLLVDVFVGTGLVCMYGRYGDLTVARPLFDEMRHQNTVALTAMIGAYERRGHLLEAIDLFHISLVSYIQLDSLALVRLLSVCSQLGDSRIGRSLHNYIELKGLGKSVFVSTALIDMYNKCGKVDEARRVFDQMPERDVVSWSALICGYSQNCQPNEALQLFSQMQQENVKADSFTMVGVLSACARLGALSLGKHIHSMINKDDLLRNPVLGTSVIDMYSKCGSPHQAWEVFEEMKEKDIIVWNAILHGLAMNGCAKASLSLFSRMEKMSVQPDENTFIGLLYGCSHAGLVDDGRRFFDNMLRIYGFSHKVEHYGCMVDILGRAGYLEEAVELINDMPMEANAVVWGALLSGCRIHGNLQVAELALKRMIELEPYNSGNYVLLYNILCASRRWDAAEDLREAMRKGGITKVPGSSWIEVDGRVHEFRVENRSDTLYEAICVKLDELTKELKEAGYVPGTESVLFDIDEEEKEISLAHHSEKLAVAFGLISTTPATVIRIVKNLRICSDCHTCMKLISKITGREIVVRDNSRFHFFTNGLCSCGDYW, translated from the exons atgctGACATTTACCATTGTTAGAACTATACGAAATGTgg TAATTTGCAGTAAAGAGAGGCAAAAGTCCCGTTTGGGCGATGGCCAGAGCAGGTTAAAACACGCCTTTTTTGGGGGCGTCAAAAGCCCTCTTTCCCCGTTTGGCAACCTGGCCTCTGATCTCCCTTCCCTTTTCCaaaactcctctctctctttctctgccgCTTGCCCATTGACGCGGAACTTCACTTTCTTCCTGGCGGCGACGCGGTCTTGTTGCATCCGAACaggttctctctttctcacaaaCTGTTTATGCTATGGCCGATGTTTGCATGCTGCTCAGGCGCAGCAGCCGCGAGAGCTGCTATTACAACCACTTCGGTGGCCGCTGCTACACCGCCCGTCGTTGTCCCAGTCTACACCTTTGTCCTGGAGAAGACCCTTCTCGTCCTTCTCCTCTTCAAAATATCTGGAGATCCAGAACGCTGTTTTGCGAGGATGCAGCACACTGAAAGAATTGAAGAGCATCCATGCTCATATGCTCCGCCACGCTCTGGAGCAGAGAGTCTTCCTCCTCTACATGCTTATACGAGTCTGCGACCAGTTTGGGTGGGTGGGTTACGCCCGCTCACTCTTTGACTCTGCTCGCCAACCAAACATCTTCCTATGGAACGGAATGATCAGAAGTTACGTTCTCCACGATCTCATGAGTGAAGCCATGGAGATGTATGGCTTTATGATTCATTCTGGAATGTTGCCCAACAATTACACCTATCCGTTTGTTCTCAAGGCATGCAGCTGCCTTCTTGATGTTGTTTCTGGACAGATGGTTCATGCCCAGATCGTCAAGAGCGGGCTTCTAGTAGATGTCTTCGTTGGCACTGGATTGGTGTGCATGTACGGTAGGTATGGTGATCTAACAGTTGCACGTCCACTGTTCGATGAAATGCGTCACCAGAACACGGTGGCATTGACCGCCATGATTGGTGCATATGAACGTCGAGGCCATTTACTTGAGGCTATTGATCTTTTCCACATATCACTAGTGAGCTATATTCAGCTCGATAGCTTAGCTCTGGTGCGTCTCTTGTCTGTGTGTTCGCAGTTGGGTGATTCAAGGATTGGACGCTCGCTTCATAACTACATTGAACTGAAGGGGCTGGGAAAGAGCGTCTTCGTATCTACCGCTCTTATCGATATGTACAATAAATGCGGAAAAGTAGATGAAGCGCGCAGAGTGTTTGATCAAATGCCTGAGAGGGATGTGGTTTCATGGAGTGCCTTGATTTGTGGGTATTCCCAGAACTGCCAACCGAATGAGGCTCTACAACTCTTTTCTCAGATGCAGCAGGAGAATGTGAAGGCTGATTCTTTCACCATGGTCGGTGTTCTTTCCGCTTGCGCTCGGCTAGGCGCTCTGAGTTTAGGAAAGCACATCCACAGTATGATCAACAAGGATGACTTGTTGAGAAATCCAGTGTTAGGCACATCTGTGATTGATATGTATTCTAAGTGTGGGTCTCCACATCAAGCTTGGGAGGTATTTGAGGAGATGAAGGAGAAAGACATAATCGTCTGGAATGCGATCCTACATGGACTTGCCATGAACGGTTGTGCAAAGGCATCACTTAGCCTTTTCAGCAGAATGGAGAAAATGAGCGTCCAACCAGATGAGAATACTTTCATTGGTCTTCTTTATGGATGTAGTCATGCTGGCTTAGTCGATGATGGTCGCCGATTTTTCGACAATATGCTTCGAATTTATGGTTTCAGTCACAAGGTAGAACACTACGGCTGTATGGTTGACATTCTCGGGCGTGCAGGTTATCTAGAAGAGGCTGTTGAGTTGATCAATGATATGCCAATGGAGGCCAATGCAGTCGTCTGGGGTGCACTTTTGAGTGGCTGTAGGATTCACGGGAATCTGCAAGTAGCGGAACTTGCTTTAAAGCGAATGATTGAATTGGAGCCTTATAATTCGGGTAACTATGTGCTGCTTTACAACATATTATGTGCAAGCAGAAGGTGGGATGCCGCCGAAGATCTTAGAGAAGCAATGAGAAAAGGAGGTATAACTAAAGTGCCTGGTTCCAGTTGGATCGAGGTGGATGGACGAGTTCATGAATTCCGTGTGGAGAATAGGTCGGATACCTTGTATGAGGCGATCTGTGTGAAGCTTGATGAGTTAACAAAGGAGCTGAAAGAAGCAGGTTATGTACCTGGTACtgaatcggtcttgtttgataTAGACGAAGAGGAGAAGGAAATATCCCTTGCTCATCATAGTGAAAAATTGGCTGTTGCTTTCGGTCTTATTAGTACAACACCTGCTACTGTCATTCGCATTGTCAAGAATCTGCGCATTTGCAGTGATTGCCATACTTGCATGAAACTCATCTCAAAGATTACTGGTCGCGAGATCGTTGTCAGAGACAACAGCCGgtttcattttttcacaaaCGGTTTGTGTTCATGTGGGGATTATTGGTGA